The Catenuloplanes niger genome includes a window with the following:
- the lepB gene encoding signal peptidase I produces the protein MALWLELPILLVVAFCLAVLIRTFLVQAFYIPSGSMENTLLVGDRVLVNKVVYDVRTPERGEVVVFRGTDRWAPEHTDDTSGLTFMTRLSRTIGDLVGVGRPGEKDFIKRVIGVGGDTVSCCDEQGRILVNGMPIDEPYIFEDSPLDDTVGDGNDCRSRRFQEIVIPEGQIFVMGDHRSVSQDARCQGPVPVENVVGQAFVIVWPRDSWAGIPVPEVWDDVPDSAAAPQDTTPDTQGGFVLTVPLLASLAFKARSRSRFSARRRRLPS, from the coding sequence ATGGCGCTCTGGCTGGAGCTGCCGATCCTGCTGGTGGTGGCGTTCTGCCTGGCCGTGCTGATCCGCACGTTCCTGGTGCAGGCGTTCTACATCCCCTCCGGGTCGATGGAGAACACGCTGCTCGTCGGCGACCGCGTGCTGGTGAACAAGGTCGTCTACGACGTGCGCACGCCGGAGCGCGGCGAGGTCGTCGTGTTCCGCGGCACCGACCGGTGGGCCCCGGAGCACACGGACGACACCTCCGGGCTGACGTTCATGACCAGGCTCAGCCGTACGATCGGCGACCTGGTCGGCGTCGGCCGGCCCGGTGAGAAGGACTTCATCAAGCGGGTGATCGGCGTCGGCGGCGACACCGTCTCGTGCTGCGACGAGCAGGGCCGCATCCTGGTCAACGGCATGCCGATCGACGAGCCGTACATCTTCGAGGACTCGCCGCTGGACGACACGGTCGGCGACGGCAACGACTGCCGCTCCCGCCGCTTCCAGGAGATCGTCATCCCGGAGGGCCAGATCTTCGTGATGGGCGACCACCGGTCGGTCTCCCAGGACGCCCGCTGCCAGGGCCCGGTCCCGGTGGAGAACGTGGTCGGCCAGGCGTTCGTGATCGTCTGGCCACGGGACAGCTGGGCCGGGATTCCCGTACCGGAGGTGTGGGACGACGTGCCGGACTCCGCCGCGGCGCCTCAGGACACGACCCCTGACACTCAAGGAGGATTCGTGCTCACTGTCCCCTTGTTGGCATCTCTGGCGTTTAAGGCGCGTTCCCGGTCTCGGTTCTCAGCCCGTCGTCGTAGGCTGCCTTCGTGA
- the lepB gene encoding signal peptidase I has translation MIDEQTDKPRSSFWKELPILLGVALLVAILVRTFVLQTFYIPSPSMEHTLNVYDRVLVNKLVYNFRDPARGEIIVFEAPEGWRSTPKGEDFIKRIIGVGGDRVMCCDAQGRLQVNGVSLDEPYIYAENGIQDPAASTEFDIVVPDGRLWVMGDHRSQSGDSLEHWTTSDGDMAKSTISEEAVVGRAFVLFWPFSRVDWLSAPETFEQVPSGSGG, from the coding sequence GTGATCGACGAGCAGACCGACAAGCCACGCAGTTCGTTCTGGAAAGAACTCCCCATCCTCCTCGGTGTGGCGCTGCTTGTCGCCATCCTGGTGCGGACGTTCGTGCTCCAGACGTTCTACATCCCGTCCCCCTCCATGGAGCACACGCTCAACGTCTACGACCGGGTCCTGGTCAACAAGCTCGTGTACAACTTCCGTGACCCGGCGCGCGGCGAGATCATCGTGTTCGAGGCGCCGGAGGGCTGGCGCAGCACGCCCAAGGGCGAGGACTTCATCAAGCGCATCATCGGCGTCGGTGGCGACCGGGTCATGTGCTGCGACGCACAGGGGCGCCTCCAGGTGAACGGCGTCTCGCTCGACGAGCCGTACATCTACGCGGAGAACGGCATCCAGGACCCGGCCGCGTCCACCGAGTTCGACATCGTGGTGCCGGACGGCCGACTCTGGGTGATGGGCGACCACCGCTCACAGTCCGGCGACTCGCTGGAGCACTGGACGACGTCGGACGGTGACATGGCGAAGTCCACGATCTCCGAGGAAGCGGTCGTCGGGCGTGCCTTCGTGCTGTTCTGGCCGTTCTCCCGGGTCGACTGGCTGTCCGCGCCGGAGACGTTCGAACAGGTCCCGTCCGGCAGCGGCGGCTGA
- a CDS encoding NUDIX hydrolase: MVDFVPRRAARVLLVDEAGRLLLFRGVDPGRPGEPYWFTIGGGLDEGETPAQAAARELREEAGLDLPVAELGEPVHAEVTEFPFDSVWYRQEQEFFLVRAAGGEIDTSGFDEIERESITSYRWWSASELASATEPVHPAGLADLLRRVTAGA; the protein is encoded by the coding sequence ATGGTGGACTTCGTGCCGCGCCGGGCGGCTCGTGTGCTGCTGGTCGACGAGGCCGGGCGGCTGCTGCTGTTCCGGGGCGTCGACCCGGGACGGCCCGGCGAGCCGTACTGGTTCACGATCGGTGGTGGCCTCGACGAGGGGGAGACGCCGGCCCAGGCCGCCGCGCGCGAGCTGCGCGAGGAAGCCGGGCTGGACCTGCCGGTGGCCGAGCTCGGCGAGCCGGTGCACGCGGAGGTGACCGAGTTTCCGTTCGACAGCGTGTGGTACCGGCAGGAACAGGAGTTCTTCCTGGTACGGGCGGCCGGCGGTGAGATCGACACGAGCGGGTTCGACGAGATCGAACGGGAGAGCATCACGTCGTACCGGTGGTGGTCCGCGTCCGAGCTGGCGTCCGCGACCGAGCCGGTGCACCCCGCCGGCCTGGCCGACCTGCTGCGGCGGGTGACGGCCGGTGCTTAG
- a CDS encoding ribonuclease HII, giving the protein MLSPPKTIVRREGGIYALERALQRRGFTLVAGADEAGRGACAGPLVAAAVVLPTGKRGEIDGLTDSKLLTAAARERIYAEVVKRALAYSVVVIPPTEVDARGLHVCNLAAMRRALASLAVRPEYVLTDGFAVDGLGVPGLAVWKGDQVAACVAAASVLAKVTRDRIMVELDAEFPAYGFADHKGYVTAEHNAALAEHGPCVEHRYSYANVAAASGRDGSPPRARRPVSAESDRPSVVSSGGTGAAPVGAATGAEAMARVAAGWSTVGVASEQQPRPPTWVGEDGQMKGGQR; this is encoded by the coding sequence GTGCTTAGCCCGCCGAAGACGATCGTCCGGCGTGAGGGTGGCATCTACGCGCTGGAGCGGGCGCTGCAGCGCCGCGGGTTCACGCTGGTCGCCGGCGCGGACGAGGCCGGACGTGGCGCGTGCGCGGGCCCGCTGGTCGCGGCCGCGGTGGTGCTGCCGACCGGGAAACGCGGCGAGATCGACGGCCTGACCGACTCGAAGCTGCTGACCGCCGCCGCGCGCGAGCGAATCTACGCAGAGGTGGTCAAGCGGGCACTCGCGTACTCGGTCGTGGTCATACCCCCCACCGAGGTGGATGCGCGCGGTCTGCATGTGTGTAACCTCGCGGCCATGCGCCGCGCGCTGGCCTCGCTGGCCGTCCGCCCCGAGTACGTCCTCACCGACGGCTTCGCGGTGGACGGGCTCGGCGTGCCCGGGCTCGCCGTGTGGAAGGGCGACCAGGTCGCCGCATGCGTGGCGGCGGCGAGCGTGCTCGCCAAGGTCACCCGAGACCGGATCATGGTGGAGCTGGACGCCGAGTTCCCGGCCTACGGCTTCGCCGACCACAAGGGGTACGTGACCGCCGAGCACAACGCGGCACTGGCGGAACATGGCCCGTGCGTGGAGCATCGGTACTCGTACGCGAACGTGGCTGCCGCGTCCGGCCGCGACGGCAGCCCACCGCGGGCCCGCCGTCCGGTCTCAGCGGAGTCCGATCGCCCGTCGGTCGTGTCGTCCGGCGGCACCGGTGCCGCGCCCGTGGGCGCCGCCACCGGGGCCGAGGCGATGGCACGGGTCGCCGCGGGCTGGAGTACCGTCGGCGTGGCATCGGAGCAGCAGCCACGACCGCCGACGTGGGTGGGGGAAGATGGCCAGATGAAGGGCGGACAACGATGA
- a CDS encoding DUF2469 domain-containing protein: MSAEDLEKYETEMELQLYREYRDIVRQFSYVVETERRFYLANHVDLHVRNSDGEVYFEVEMQDAWVWDMYRPARFVKNVRVMTFKDVNVEELEKPEISLPTDTGFPS, encoded by the coding sequence ATGAGCGCAGAAGATCTCGAGAAGTACGAGACCGAGATGGAGCTGCAGCTCTATCGGGAGTACCGCGACATCGTCCGTCAGTTCTCCTATGTGGTCGAGACCGAGCGGCGCTTCTACCTCGCGAACCACGTGGACCTCCACGTCCGGAACTCGGACGGCGAGGTCTACTTCGAGGTCGAGATGCAGGACGCATGGGTCTGGGACATGTACCGGCCGGCCCGCTTCGTCAAGAACGTGCGCGTGATGACCTTCAAGGACGTCAACGTCGAGGAGCTGGAGAAGCCGGAGATCTCGCTGCCGACGGACACCGGCTTCCCCAGCTGA
- a CDS encoding murein hydrolase activator EnvC family protein, which yields MHLTALPLAVLSLAALLPAGSAPPSRSVTRSTAPVSQVAPTQLPDTRSSPPETPSSTAPAATAPAATAPPSAGPPSAGGPTPATSGRGPSTGSSAQAGVRYSWPLSGPPPQIVRRFDPPPQRWLPGHRGVDLGASPGTIVRSAGAGTVLFAGQVAGQGVVSVEHPGGLRTTYQPVHVGIARGQPVTAGTPLGTLATGHPGCPAAACLHWGLRRGAEYLDPLLVLGLGRARLLPRQPNP from the coding sequence ATGCACCTCACCGCACTCCCCCTGGCCGTTCTCAGTCTGGCGGCACTCCTGCCGGCCGGCAGCGCGCCGCCTTCACGCTCCGTCACTCGCTCGACCGCACCGGTCTCGCAGGTCGCACCGACGCAGTTACCGGACACCAGATCGAGTCCGCCGGAGACACCATCGTCAACCGCACCTGCGGCAACCGCGCCTGCGGCAACCGCGCCACCTTCAGCCGGGCCACCGTCTGCCGGCGGCCCGACCCCGGCGACGTCGGGTCGCGGGCCGTCTACCGGCTCGTCCGCACAAGCCGGGGTCAGGTACAGCTGGCCGTTGAGCGGGCCGCCTCCGCAGATCGTCCGTCGCTTCGATCCGCCGCCACAGCGCTGGCTGCCCGGTCATCGCGGCGTGGATCTCGGCGCATCTCCCGGGACGATCGTTCGTTCCGCCGGAGCAGGCACGGTGCTCTTCGCCGGTCAGGTCGCGGGTCAAGGCGTGGTGAGTGTCGAGCATCCCGGCGGCTTGCGCACGACCTACCAGCCGGTGCACGTCGGCATCGCACGCGGCCAGCCCGTGACGGCCGGTACTCCCCTGGGCACGCTGGCCACCGGTCATCCCGGCTGTCCGGCTGCCGCCTGCCTGCACTGGGGTTTGCGCCGAGGTGCCGAGTACCTCGATCCCCTGCTGGTGCTCGGTCTCGGCCGAGCCCGCCTCCTGCCCCGGCAACCAAACCCTTGA
- a CDS encoding aminotransferase class V-fold PLP-dependent enzyme, producing MGTGDVRPPDTIAGARLLFSLDPAVSYLNHGTVGVTPIAVQRAQQRLRDEVELDPMRFYTRGLRDRVGHTRRHLATQFGADPDGTALIPNTTAGVAIVLQSMGLRAGDEILLTDHGYGSVAIAVARECRRTGAVARTVAVPLTAGDGEVVSLLRAAFTDRTRLLIVDQVASSTVKLFPLVPIVEAAHRANVAVLVDGAHAPGMLPLAVDGIGADFWVGNLHKWAFAPRSVAMLTVAPRWRDRIEPLAVSWDHDDGFPANVESQGTLDYSPWLSAPTGLFVLRTLGHDRVRAHNAALAAYGQRVIGAALGLRPADLPDPGGAGIAMRVVPLPSGVATTDADAVALRHRIADKLGAAVGINAWNSRGWLRISAQVYNQPDEYDRLAARLPALLTAGS from the coding sequence GTGGGCACTGGTGACGTACGGCCGCCGGACACAATCGCCGGTGCACGACTGCTCTTCTCACTGGATCCGGCCGTCTCCTACCTGAACCACGGCACGGTCGGCGTGACCCCGATCGCGGTGCAGCGCGCCCAGCAGCGTCTGCGCGACGAGGTCGAGCTCGATCCGATGCGGTTCTACACCCGGGGCCTGCGCGATCGGGTCGGGCACACCCGGCGGCACCTGGCGACGCAGTTCGGCGCGGACCCGGACGGCACCGCGCTGATCCCGAACACGACCGCCGGTGTCGCGATCGTGCTGCAGTCGATGGGCCTGCGGGCCGGCGACGAGATCCTGCTGACCGATCACGGCTACGGCTCGGTCGCGATCGCGGTGGCGCGGGAATGCCGCCGGACCGGTGCCGTGGCCCGCACCGTGGCGGTACCGCTGACCGCCGGCGACGGCGAGGTGGTGTCGCTGCTCCGGGCCGCGTTCACCGACCGCACCCGCCTGCTGATCGTGGACCAGGTCGCGTCCTCCACGGTGAAGCTGTTCCCGCTCGTGCCCATCGTGGAGGCCGCCCACCGCGCCAACGTGGCCGTGTTGGTCGACGGCGCCCACGCCCCCGGCATGCTGCCGCTGGCAGTCGACGGGATCGGCGCCGACTTCTGGGTCGGCAACCTGCACAAGTGGGCGTTCGCACCACGCTCGGTGGCGATGCTGACGGTGGCGCCGCGCTGGCGGGACCGCATCGAACCACTCGCCGTCTCCTGGGACCACGACGACGGATTTCCCGCGAACGTCGAGTCCCAGGGCACACTCGACTACAGCCCGTGGCTGTCCGCGCCGACCGGCCTCTTCGTGCTGCGCACCCTCGGTCACGACCGGGTCCGCGCCCACAACGCAGCATTGGCCGCCTACGGTCAGCGGGTGATCGGCGCCGCGCTCGGTCTCCGCCCCGCCGACCTGCCCGATCCCGGCGGCGCCGGCATCGCGATGCGCGTCGTGCCACTCCCGTCCGGCGTCGCCACGACGGACGCGGACGCGGTCGCCCTCCGCCACCGCATCGCGGACAAACTCGGCGCCGCAGTCGGCATCAACGCCTGGAATTCCCGCGGCTGGCTACGCATCTCCGCCCAGGTCTACAACCAGCCGGACGAATACGACCGCCTCGCCGCACGACTCCCCGCGCTGCTCACCGCCGGCAGCTGA
- the dprA gene encoding DNA-processing protein DprA, producing MSTREDRLARVALNWLLEPGHLIGWEMVQAHGAPEALWRILHDPSCHSGTRNTAAARLRAGDPLRTAEEKLERAQQVGARLVVPGDAEWPDQVADLRTIDLRGGPHRVDRDTRPPLCLWVRGSLPLAAALARSVAVVGARAATEYGNRLATEIGFDLAGRGWTVVSGGAYGIDGAAHRAALRAGGVTVAVLACGVDRPYPAGNTALFERIIDGGLLVSEWAPGEDPLRHRFLVRNRLIAAATRGTVVVEAAARSGAVQTLGRACGLPGRVAMAVPGPVGSAMSVGCHDVLRHQPGTRLVTGAADILEEVGTIGADLAPRPRGDVRDRDRLDDESARLLEAFQAGREITPDQLSARTGIGPRATLRRLALLTELGLVTARDGAYKLARPRRGSP from the coding sequence ATGAGCACGCGGGAGGACCGGCTGGCCCGGGTCGCGCTGAACTGGCTGCTCGAGCCCGGGCACCTGATCGGCTGGGAGATGGTCCAGGCACACGGTGCGCCCGAAGCGCTCTGGCGCATCCTGCACGACCCGTCCTGCCACTCCGGCACGCGGAACACGGCCGCCGCGCGCCTGCGGGCCGGTGACCCGCTGCGGACCGCCGAGGAGAAACTGGAGCGTGCGCAGCAGGTCGGAGCGCGGCTCGTCGTCCCCGGCGACGCCGAATGGCCCGACCAGGTCGCCGACCTGCGGACCATCGACCTGCGCGGCGGACCGCACCGGGTCGACCGGGACACCCGGCCGCCGCTGTGCCTGTGGGTCCGCGGGTCGCTGCCGCTCGCCGCGGCCCTCGCCCGCTCGGTCGCGGTCGTCGGCGCCCGCGCCGCCACGGAGTACGGGAACCGGCTGGCCACGGAGATCGGCTTCGACCTCGCGGGCCGGGGCTGGACCGTCGTCTCCGGCGGTGCGTACGGCATCGACGGTGCCGCACACCGCGCCGCGCTGCGGGCCGGCGGCGTCACCGTCGCGGTGCTCGCGTGCGGCGTCGACCGGCCCTACCCGGCCGGCAACACCGCGCTCTTCGAGCGCATCATCGACGGTGGCCTGCTGGTCAGCGAGTGGGCGCCGGGCGAGGATCCGCTGCGGCACCGCTTCCTGGTCCGCAACCGGCTGATCGCGGCCGCCACGCGCGGCACGGTCGTGGTCGAGGCCGCCGCCCGCAGCGGTGCCGTCCAGACGCTCGGCCGGGCGTGCGGCCTGCCCGGCCGGGTCGCCATGGCGGTGCCCGGCCCGGTCGGCTCCGCCATGTCCGTCGGCTGCCACGACGTGCTCCGCCACCAGCCCGGCACCCGCCTGGTCACCGGCGCCGCCGACATCCTGGAGGAGGTCGGCACCATCGGCGCCGACCTGGCGCCCCGCCCGCGCGGCGACGTCCGCGACCGTGACCGCCTCGACGACGAGTCCGCCCGCCTCCTGGAGGCGTTCCAGGCCGGCCGCGAGATCACGCCCGACCAGCTCTCCGCCCGGACCGGCATCGGCCCGCGCGCCACCCTCCGCCGTCTGGCCCTGCTCACCGAGCTCGGCCTCGTCACCGCACGCGACGGCGCCTACAAACTTGCCCGGCCGCGCCGTGGATCGCCATGA
- a CDS encoding YifB family Mg chelatase-like AAA ATPase, translating into MSYAKVCCVGLVGVAGHLVEVEVDIAPGLPGVTLTGLPDTALNEARDRVRAAIVNSGEEWPNRRLTVNLLPATLPKRGSAFDLAIAAGILACAGGLPPVGLDGVAILGELGLDGTVRPIRGILPMVAAAARAGLTRAVVPLHNADEATVVPGVDVRAVDTLQRLIGFVRGSGTLLPPPGSPGPPVPPGPDLADVAGQAVGRRAIEVAAAGAHHLALIGPPGAGKTMLAERLPSVLPELDDEAALEVTAVHSIAGTLPPGGRLIRRPPFQAPHHTASLASLVGGGSGLARPGALSLAHRGVLFLDEAPEFAARVLDSLRQPLESGRVTLNRTGGTTEYPTRVQLVIAANPCPCAKPAGDAACECTPVARRRYLGRLSGPLLDRLDLRVRLHPMRAADLVGADTPRETSATVAARVAQARAAAAARWSAHGWRTNAEVPGAALRRPPWQLPRPDVDRLQRALDSGSLTARGFDRTLRLAWTVADLDGLDRPGADEVAEASQLRAGEHG; encoded by the coding sequence ATGAGCTACGCCAAGGTGTGCTGCGTCGGGCTGGTCGGCGTGGCGGGCCACCTGGTCGAGGTCGAGGTCGACATCGCGCCGGGCCTGCCCGGGGTCACGCTCACCGGCCTGCCCGACACCGCGCTCAACGAGGCTCGTGACCGGGTCCGCGCCGCGATCGTCAACTCCGGCGAGGAGTGGCCGAACCGGCGGCTCACCGTCAACCTCCTCCCCGCCACCCTGCCCAAGCGCGGCTCCGCCTTCGACCTGGCCATCGCGGCCGGCATCCTGGCGTGCGCCGGCGGGCTGCCACCGGTCGGCCTGGACGGCGTCGCGATCCTCGGTGAGCTGGGCCTCGACGGCACCGTGCGCCCGATCCGCGGCATCCTGCCGATGGTCGCCGCCGCCGCGCGGGCCGGTCTCACCCGCGCCGTCGTCCCGCTGCACAACGCGGACGAGGCGACCGTCGTCCCCGGCGTGGACGTCCGCGCGGTCGACACGCTGCAACGGCTGATCGGTTTCGTCCGCGGCTCGGGCACGCTGCTCCCGCCACCCGGCTCGCCCGGTCCCCCGGTGCCGCCCGGCCCGGACCTGGCCGACGTGGCCGGGCAGGCCGTCGGGCGCCGGGCCATCGAGGTCGCCGCCGCCGGCGCGCACCACCTCGCGCTCATCGGGCCACCCGGCGCCGGCAAGACCATGCTCGCCGAGCGCCTGCCGTCCGTGCTCCCCGAGCTGGACGACGAGGCCGCGCTGGAGGTCACCGCGGTGCACTCGATCGCCGGCACGCTGCCGCCCGGCGGCCGCCTCATCCGCCGACCGCCGTTCCAGGCCCCGCACCACACCGCCAGCCTGGCCTCGCTGGTCGGCGGCGGCTCCGGCCTGGCCCGTCCCGGCGCGCTGTCCCTGGCCCACCGCGGCGTGCTGTTCCTCGACGAGGCGCCGGAGTTCGCCGCGCGCGTGCTCGACTCGCTGCGCCAGCCACTGGAGTCCGGCCGGGTCACGCTCAACCGCACCGGCGGCACCACCGAATACCCCACCCGCGTGCAGCTGGTCATCGCGGCGAATCCGTGCCCGTGCGCGAAGCCCGCCGGGGACGCCGCCTGCGAGTGCACGCCGGTGGCCCGCCGTCGCTACCTCGGCCGGCTCTCCGGGCCCCTGCTCGACCGCCTCGACCTGCGCGTCCGGCTGCACCCGATGCGCGCGGCCGACCTGGTCGGCGCGGACACGCCGCGCGAGACCTCCGCCACGGTCGCCGCCCGGGTCGCCCAGGCCCGTGCCGCGGCCGCGGCACGCTGGTCCGCGCACGGCTGGCGCACCAACGCGGAGGTTCCCGGCGCCGCCCTGCGCCGGCCGCCCTGGCAGCTGCCCCGGCCGGACGTCGACCGCCTCCAGCGCGCGCTGGACAGCGGCTCGCTCACCGCCCGCGGCTTCGATCGCACGCTCCGATTGGCCTGGACCGTCGCCGACCTGGACGGTCTGGACCGGCCCGGGGCGGACGAGGTGGCCGAGGCCAGCCAGCTGCGCGCCGGGGAGCACGGATGA
- a CDS encoding YraN family protein, with amino-acid sequence MTTTTRAVGAYGERVALRHLVEAGMTPVARNWQCADGEIDIILSDGDDVVFCEVKTRRSTTFGAPAEAVGRRKQQRLRRVASHWLADAPGHGGHVRFDVVAVTARRRGAASVEHVRSAF; translated from the coding sequence ATGACAACCACAACCCGCGCGGTCGGCGCCTACGGGGAACGAGTGGCACTGCGGCACCTGGTCGAGGCGGGGATGACCCCGGTCGCCCGCAACTGGCAGTGCGCCGACGGTGAGATCGACATCATCCTCTCCGACGGCGACGACGTCGTCTTCTGTGAGGTCAAGACGCGCCGGTCCACGACGTTCGGCGCGCCCGCCGAGGCCGTCGGCCGGCGCAAGCAGCAGCGGTTGCGGCGCGTCGCCTCGCACTGGCTCGCCGACGCACCCGGTCACGGTGGCCACGTCCGCTTCGACGTGGTCGCGGTGACCGCCCGGCGTCGTGGCGCGGCCTCGGTCGAGCACGTCCGAAGCGCGTTCTGA
- the rpsB gene encoding 30S ribosomal protein S2 — protein MAVVSMRQLLESGVHFGHQTRRWNPKMKRFIFTERNGIYIIDLRQTLDYIEKAYEYIKNTVAEGGSILFVGTKKQAQEAIAEQATRVGQPYVNHRWLGGMLTNFQTVYKRLQRMKELEALGDLTGTAAGYTKKETLQLYREKTKLTKTLGGLRDMQKVPSAIWVVDTKKEHIAVDEARKLGIPVIAVLDTNCDPDEVDFPIPGNDDAIRSAELLTRVVAAAVADGLIARSGRAGRGGDKPQGTAVGADEPLAEWERELLESGEKKAADAEAPAATVPAAAAPAEAPAAEPAPAAAE, from the coding sequence ATGGCTGTAGTCAGCATGCGCCAGCTGCTGGAGAGCGGCGTGCACTTCGGGCACCAGACCCGTCGCTGGAACCCGAAGATGAAGCGCTTCATCTTCACCGAGCGCAACGGCATCTACATCATCGACCTCCGCCAGACGCTCGACTACATCGAGAAGGCGTACGAGTACATCAAGAACACCGTCGCCGAGGGCGGCAGCATCCTCTTCGTCGGCACCAAGAAGCAGGCGCAGGAGGCCATCGCCGAGCAGGCGACGCGGGTCGGCCAGCCGTACGTGAACCACCGCTGGCTGGGCGGCATGCTGACCAACTTCCAGACGGTCTACAAGCGGCTGCAGCGGATGAAGGAGCTCGAGGCTCTGGGCGACCTGACCGGCACCGCCGCGGGTTACACCAAGAAGGAGACCCTGCAGCTCTACCGGGAGAAGACCAAGCTCACCAAGACGCTGGGCGGTCTCCGGGACATGCAGAAGGTGCCGTCGGCGATCTGGGTCGTCGACACCAAGAAGGAGCACATCGCGGTCGACGAGGCTCGCAAGCTGGGCATCCCGGTCATCGCGGTGCTGGACACCAACTGCGACCCGGACGAGGTCGACTTCCCGATCCCGGGCAACGACGACGCGATCCGCTCCGCCGAGCTGCTGACCCGCGTGGTCGCCGCGGCGGTCGCCGACGGTCTGATCGCTCGCTCCGGCCGCGCGGGCCGTGGCGGCGACAAGCCGCAGGGCACCGCCGTGGGCGCGGACGAGCCGCTGGCCGAGTGGGAGCGTGAGCTGCTGGAGTCCGGCGAGAAGAAGGCCGCCGACGCCGAGGCGCCCGCCGCGACGGTTCCCGCCGCCGCTGCCCCCGCCGAGGCCCCGGCCGCCGAGCCGGCGCCGGCCGCCGCCGAGTAA